The following coding sequences lie in one Arabidopsis thaliana chromosome 3, partial sequence genomic window:
- a CDS encoding SMAD/FHA domain-containing protein (SMAD/FHA domain-containing protein; CONTAINS InterPro DOMAIN/s: SMAD/FHA domain (InterPro:IPR008984), Forkhead-associated (FHA) domain (InterPro:IPR000253); BEST Arabidopsis thaliana protein match is: SMAD/FHA domain-containing protein (TAIR:AT3G07220.1); Has 417 Blast hits to 417 proteins in 140 species: Archae - 0; Bacteria - 2; Metazoa - 118; Fungi - 198; Plants - 82; Viruses - 0; Other Eukaryotes - 17 (source: NCBI BLink).) — protein MATAVGSGSDVEVGFAKLQGEDFEYYMQSYSIILGRNSKKSTVDVDLSSLGGGMNISRNHARIFYDFTRRRFSLEVLGKNGCFVEGVLHLPGNPNVKLDSQDLLQIGDKEFYFLLPVWSILGGPLGPRHHVLGKATVVPYHNYHSGPGSGSGKNGVRSRELYEYDDEDDDEEEDIRGSGKKTWRDGHEGVYASGEKKREGRSKADREADDQQFLQLMHGSGWSVTDIKGVWKRMASQSSKKIPITRRLGYP, from the exons ATGGCTACAGCCGTTGGAAGCGGGAGCGATGTAGAGGTTGGATTTGCGAAGCTCCAAGGTGAGGATTTCGAGTACTATATGCAGTCTTACTCCATTATTCTCGGCCGGAATTCTAAGAAATCGACCGTCGACGTCGACCTCTCATCTCTCGGCGGTGGGATGAACATTTCTCGCAACCACGCTCGGATCTTCTATGACTTCACTAGACGACGCTTCTCTCTCGAGGTACTTGGCAAAAATGGCTGCTTCGTTGAAGGTGTCCTCCATCTCCCTGGGAACCCCAACGTCAAGCTCGATTCACAGGACCTTTTGCAGATTGGTGACAAGGAGTTCTACTTCCTGCTTCCGGTTTGGAGTATCCTAGGCGGTCCATTGGGACCCAGGCACCACGTCTTAGGGAAGGCTACTGTTGTTCCGTACCATAATTATCATTCGGGTCCAGGTTCCGGGTCGGGTAAGAATGGCGTCCGGAGTAGAGAGTTGTATGAGtacgatgatgaagacgacgaTGAAGAGGAGGATATCAGAGGCAGTGGAAAGAAAACATGGAGAGATGGACATGAAGGAGTATATGCCTCTGGAG agaagaagagagagggaaGATCAAAGGCAGATCGTGAAGCTGATGATCAACAATTTTTGCAGCTAATGCATGGTAGTGGTTGGTCTGTGACAGATATTAAAGGAGTATGGAAACGTATGGCATCACAGTCGAGTAAGAAGATACCTATCACAAGAAGACTGGGCTATCCCTGA